A genomic region of Salinibacter pepae contains the following coding sequences:
- the ybeY gene encoding rRNA maturation RNase YbeY, producing MPPEYPEPLSIEQDHPSRELDAGTLRHVIRHVVDAEGASLTHLSLVLTDHDTVRRLNQSYLDHDYDTDVLSFSLREGPAPSSGASGAGVEGEVYVDLDTAAERHDEFDASFEREAYRYVVHGLLHLVGYDDAQPAGQDEMREKEDQYLNAVLPAPSS from the coding sequence GTGCCCCCCGAGTACCCGGAGCCCCTTTCGATTGAACAAGACCATCCCTCCCGTGAACTCGATGCAGGGACCCTTCGGCACGTAATCCGCCATGTGGTGGACGCGGAGGGGGCGTCACTGACCCACTTGAGCCTGGTGCTCACCGACCACGATACGGTTCGCCGCCTGAACCAGTCGTACCTCGACCACGACTACGACACGGATGTGCTCTCCTTCTCGCTCCGGGAGGGGCCCGCCCCTTCGTCTGGGGCCTCCGGGGCGGGGGTTGAGGGGGAGGTGTACGTGGATCTGGACACGGCGGCCGAGCGCCACGACGAGTTCGATGCGTCGTTCGAGCGCGAGGCCTACCGGTACGTCGTGCACGGCCTTCTGCACCTCGTCGGGTACGACGACGCACAGCCGGCGGGGCAGGACGAGATGCGGGAGAAAGAGGACCAGTACCTCAACGCCGTGCTGCCGGCCCCTTCCTCTTGA
- a CDS encoding cold-shock protein: MRTSTVKWFDAKKGYGFIHHPDDGEDVFVHYSNIQSDDDFKTLKSDQPVRFEMNDGPKGLHALEVSPLDDEETPSADDDNEPELTPADVDPTATVDPSPSGNESSSDSSW, from the coding sequence ATGAGGACAAGCACGGTCAAGTGGTTCGACGCCAAGAAAGGGTACGGATTTATTCATCACCCCGACGACGGCGAGGACGTCTTCGTCCACTACTCGAATATTCAGTCGGACGACGATTTCAAGACCCTGAAGAGCGACCAGCCCGTCCGCTTCGAGATGAACGATGGGCCGAAGGGCCTCCATGCCCTGGAGGTGTCTCCCCTGGACGACGAGGAGACGCCTTCTGCGGACGACGACAATGAGCCGGAACTCACGCCCGCGGACGTCGACCCCACCGCCACCGTCGATCCGTCTCCGTCCGGCAACGAATCCTCGTCGGATTCGTCGTGGTAG